A DNA window from Castanea sativa cultivar Marrone di Chiusa Pesio chromosome 7, ASM4071231v1 contains the following coding sequences:
- the LOC142643845 gene encoding disease resistance response protein 206-like yields the protein MEARYSIVFYFLMLLALSSAFAFPSKKQYKPCKQLVLYFHDIIYNGQNAGNATSAIVAAPDGANLTILAGQFHFGNIAVFDDPITLDNNLHSKPVGRAQGLYIYDTKNTFTSWLGFTFVLNSTDHQGTITFSGADPIMVKARDISIVGGTGDFFMHRGIATIMTDAFEGEVYFRLRVDIKFYECW from the coding sequence atggAAGCAAGATActcaattgttttttatttcctcATGCTACTTGCTTTATCTTCAGCCTTTGCATTCCCAAGCAAGAAACAGTATAAACCATGCAAACAATTAGTCTTATACTTCCATGACATCATTTACAATGGCCAAAATGCTGGTAATGCAACATCTGCCATTGTAGCAGCTCCTGATGGAGCTAACTTAACCATCTTAGCAGGCCAATTCCATTTTGGGAACATAGCAGTTTTTGACGATCCCATTACCCTCGACAACAATCTCCACTCGAAACCTGTTGGCAGGGCACAAGGCCTTTACATTTACGATACAAAAAACACCTTCACTTCTTGGTTAGGCTTCACATTTGTTCTTAATAGCACAGACCACCAAGGTACTATAACTTTCTCTGGAGCTGATCCAATCATGGTGAAGGCTAGGGACATATCAATCGTGGGTGGGACTGGAGACTTTTTCATGCACCGTGGAATTGCAACTATAATGACTGATGCATTTGAAGGAGAAGTATATTTCAGGCTCCGAGTCGACATCAAGTTCTATGAATGCTGGTAA